The DNA region ATGCAGAAAGGTCCACTCTGGTGGGCAGCACACCATAGAAACCACCATAAATTTTCAGATACAGAAAAGGACATCCATTCCCCTAGTCGAAAAGGGTTTTGGTATTCTCATATGTTTTGGTTTTTGAGAAACGATTACAATGATTATGAAGCCAAATTAATCCCGGATTTTTACAAATATCCAGAACTCAGGTTTTTAGATCGTCACCATTGGATCGCGCCACTTTCTTATGCTATCTTACTGTATCTAGTGGGTGGGTGGGCTTGGCTTGTTTATGGGTATGCCGTTTCTACTTTTTTTCTAGGACATGCTACTTGGACCATCAATTCCCTTTCGCACGTATATGGTTCGGTCAGGTATGATTCAAGAGACACAAGTAAAAACAATTTATGGCTGGCACTTCTCACAATGGGGGAAGGTTGGCATAACAACCATCATTACTACTGTTCGTCGGTCAACCAAGGGTTCTATTGGTACGAAGTGGATGTTTCCTATTATGTTTTAAAAGTACTCAGTTGGTTTGGAATTGTTTGGGATCTAAAAAAACCACCGAAAAAAGTGATTGAGGAAGGACTTCTTCGTGACCGAGAACAAAAGGAAAGGAAACGAGTATTAAAAGAATCTAAACAAACTTCTAAAATAAAAAACAAAGTAGAAGTATTGTCTATCTAGATTGGAGTTCTTATACTCCTAATCGTTTTCTTATGTCTGCCGGGATACTTTGGATGGAGTCGTATTTCTTTTTTTTCCCTCCCGGCAGGGAAACATAATAGAATCCGTTGATCATTTCTAAAAAATAATCCTCTCCTTTTTCACCTAAAGATCTATTATCCAATTCTTTTACCATTTTTTGGTATTTAGAGGGAAGGAGATTCCAATTC from Leptospira noumeaensis includes:
- a CDS encoding acyl-CoA desaturase; this translates as MNSSTTVEPVVKEQAPLLFLILFFMVQATVLTVFTVPFEWSLVGLAIASYFLRMFGITAAYHRYFSHASFKTSRVFQFVLAWIGAMSMQKGPLWWAAHHRNHHKFSDTEKDIHSPSRKGFWYSHMFWFLRNDYNDYEAKLIPDFYKYPELRFLDRHHWIAPLSYAILLYLVGGWAWLVYGYAVSTFFLGHATWTINSLSHVYGSVRYDSRDTSKNNLWLALLTMGEGWHNNHHYYCSSVNQGFYWYEVDVSYYVLKVLSWFGIVWDLKKPPKKVIEEGLLRDREQKERKRVLKESKQTSKIKNKVEVLSI